AGCAGATGTCTACTTCTGCGCTTGATTTTACTGAGTGCTCTGCGTATAATGATTTTTCGTGACGCGCAATCATTCAATGGCCATCAACTATCGTATCGGAGGTATTGCAATGCCGATCACGCATTCCAGCCAGTGTGAGATATGCGGACGAGGTCCGCGCGTAAGCCGTCAGGTCAGCCATGCGCACAACGTCAGCAAACGCCGCCAGCAGATCAATGTTTCGCGGCATCATGTTGTGATGAATGGCGCTCGCCGCTTCATCGCGCTCTGTACCCGCTGTCTGCGATCCGGGCTCGTCCAGAAGGCCGGCTGAACACGTCCAGCTTCCAGCTCATAGCTGTTAGCTGAAAGCTGTTCTTGTTCAGCCGCGAATACGCTCGACTCCCATCACTCCGTCGATCTGGCGGATGGCCCCCATCGCCGACTGGAGCTGCTTCAGATCGGACACCTCAAGCGTAAAGGTGTTCAACCCCTTCCGGTCCTCTGTCACGCGTATATCGGCCTGAGCAATATTAATCTTGGTTGCAGAGATAGCCGAGCTGATCGCTGCCAGGATGCCGGGCCGATCCCTCCCGATCATCACACGGATTTTGACCTGGTGGGAGGTCTTCGGCGCCGAATCCCAGGAGATCTTGATCTTTCGATCAGGGTCGTACAGAAGTTGGTCGACATTCGAACAATCCGCAGCGTGAACCGAGACACCGCGTCCACGGGTAATGAATCCGACAATCTCATCGCCGGGCAGCGGGCTGCAACACTGCGCAAACCGAATCAGAAAATCGTGCGCCCCCACAAGAGCGACGTCCTCATCCGGATGCTGGCGGACCTTTCGTTCCGGCTTCACCTCTCCGTCATGCGGCAGCTCTTCGGCAGGCAAGAGCTTACTGATTGCCTGGCGCGGGGAGAGCTTGCCGAAACCGACGGTCGCAAAAAAGTCGTCCGGAGTCGCATAGCCGCAGCCGGTGAGCAATTTCGTGACCGCCTCCGGCTTCAGGATCTGGGAGGGACTCTTACCCAGTCGCCGGAGCTCCTTCTCTAACAGGTCCTTCCCGAGGCTGACACTTCGGACCTTCTCTTCATTTTTGATCCACTGCTTGATCCGGCCTCTCGCTCGCGAGGTCTTGACCAGTTTCAGCCAGTCTCGGCTTGGATGGTGCTTGGAATCGGTCAGGATCTCAATGATGTCGCCATGTTGTAGTTCATATCGGAGCGGAACCAGACGGCCATTCGCCCTGGCTCCTGTACATCTAAGGCCGATATCGGTATGGACACCGAAGGCGAAGTCGATGGGACACGCCCCCTTGGGAAAGTTCTTCACATCCCCATTCGGCGTAAATACGTAGACCTCTTCAGGAAACAGATCGACCTTGACTGTTTCCAGGAACTCCCGGCTGTCTTTCAGATCGCGTTGCCATTCCAGGAGCTGACGGATCCAGGCAAACCCTTTGTCGGCCTGGTCAAGGGCCGCCTTCCCCTCCTTATAGACCCAATGGGCCGCAATCCCCTCCTCGGCCGTTTTATGCATCTCGTGAGTTCGAATCTGGATCTCGACCGGTTCACCGACCGGACCGATGACCGTCGTGTGCAACGATTGATACATATTCGACTTCGGCATCGCGATGAAGTCTTTGAATCGACCGGGGATCGGCTTCCACAGTGAGTGGATGACGCCCAGCGATCCGTAGCAGTCCTTGACCGATTCAGTGATGACCCGCACCGCCGTCAGGTCATAAATCTCATCGAATTCCTTGTGTTGATCGCGCATCTTCTTATAAATACTGTAGAAGTGCTTTGGACGACCGATGATCCGGGCCCGGATACCGACCTCAGCTAACTTCTGCTGAAGGATTCCAATCGCCTCGTTAATATCCTTCTCGCGCTCCCGCCGTTTTTTTGCGATCCGTGCGGCCAGATCCTGATACACCTCGCGTTCGAGGTGGCGGAGCGCCAGGTCTTCAAATTCCGCCTTCATCCAGTAGATACCAAGTCGATGGGCGATGGGCGCGTAGATGTCGAGGGTCTCTCGGGCAATCAGTCGACGTTTCTCCTCCCGAAGCGGTTCGAGGGTTCGCATGTTGTGAAGCCGATCAGCCAGCTTGATCAGGATGACCCGAATATCCTTCGACATCGCCAGCACCATTTTTCGAAGGCTTTCGGCCTGATGCTCCAGGCGGCTGCCGAATGGAAGCTTGCTGATCTTTGTCAGGCCGTCGACAAGATCGCCGATCTCATTACCGAAGGCCTGTTTGACCTCATCCAGGGAGGCGTGAGTATCCTCGACCACATCGTGCAGGAGCGCGGCGGCAATGCTCGCCACATCCATCTTGAGGTTCAGCACGATCTCAGCCA
This DNA window, taken from Candidatus Methylomirabilis lanthanidiphila, encodes the following:
- the rpmB gene encoding 50S ribosomal protein L28 gives rise to the protein MPITHSSQCEICGRGPRVSRQVSHAHNVSKRRQQINVSRHHVVMNGARRFIALCTRCLRSGLVQKAG
- a CDS encoding GTP pyrophosphokinase; the protein is MGIEPIIERVRAASPDADVALLQRAYDFAARVHRGQERVSGEPYLSHPIAVAEIVLNLKMDVASIAAALLHDVVEDTHASLDEVKQAFGNEIGDLVDGLTKISKLPFGSRLEHQAESLRKMVLAMSKDIRVILIKLADRLHNMRTLEPLREEKRRLIARETLDIYAPIAHRLGIYWMKAEFEDLALRHLEREVYQDLAARIAKKRREREKDINEAIGILQQKLAEVGIRARIIGRPKHFYSIYKKMRDQHKEFDEIYDLTAVRVITESVKDCYGSLGVIHSLWKPIPGRFKDFIAMPKSNMYQSLHTTVIGPVGEPVEIQIRTHEMHKTAEEGIAAHWVYKEGKAALDQADKGFAWIRQLLEWQRDLKDSREFLETVKVDLFPEEVYVFTPNGDVKNFPKGACPIDFAFGVHTDIGLRCTGARANGRLVPLRYELQHGDIIEILTDSKHHPSRDWLKLVKTSRARGRIKQWIKNEEKVRSVSLGKDLLEKELRRLGKSPSQILKPEAVTKLLTGCGYATPDDFFATVGFGKLSPRQAISKLLPAEELPHDGEVKPERKVRQHPDEDVALVGAHDFLIRFAQCCSPLPGDEIVGFITRGRGVSVHAADCSNVDQLLYDPDRKIKISWDSAPKTSHQVKIRVMIGRDRPGILAAISSAISATKINIAQADIRVTEDRKGLNTFTLEVSDLKQLQSAMGAIRQIDGVMGVERIRG